In Streptomyces dangxiongensis, one DNA window encodes the following:
- a CDS encoding protein kinase domain-containing protein, whose protein sequence is MHRDIKPQNLLLTGASDHATIKVADVGLSKAFDSAGLSGHTLTGAMGGSLAFMPRSQVIDFKYALPGVDPWAMTACLYWMLTGSPPRDFPADADPVRRRSARAGRAHTRPATHAATPNRRGHRHRSHR, encoded by the coding sequence GTGCACCGCGACATCAAACCGCAAAACCTCCTGCTCACCGGGGCCAGCGACCACGCGACCATCAAAGTCGCCGACGTCGGCCTGTCCAAGGCGTTCGACAGTGCAGGCCTGTCCGGCCACACCCTCACCGGCGCGATGGGCGGCAGCCTGGCCTTCATGCCGCGCAGCCAGGTCATCGACTTCAAGTACGCACTGCCCGGAGTCGATCCGTGGGCTATGACGGCCTGTCTGTACTGGATGCTCACCGGTTCACCCCCGCGCGACTTCCCGGCCGACGCCGATCCGGTTCGCCGTCGTTCTGCGCGAGCCGGCCGTGCCCATACGCGACCGGCTACCCACGCTGCCACGCCGAATCGCCGCGGTCATCGACACCGCTCTCATCGATGA
- a CDS encoding MarR family transcriptional regulator, translated as MIATAQFGQQDIARRLGLNVTDLTCLGFLTEASMAGESLVAGDLAERARLTTGAVTGVLNRLEKAAYIRRTPDPGDRRRVVVVMDETAQERILAVYGPVYQRLAALFADYEAEEVAVLADWFTRARGLFEEALQEIREEPPGSR; from the coding sequence ATGATCGCGACAGCACAGTTCGGCCAACAGGACATCGCACGCCGCCTCGGCCTGAACGTCACCGACCTCACCTGCCTGGGCTTCCTCACCGAGGCATCCATGGCCGGTGAGTCCTTGGTCGCCGGCGACCTGGCGGAGCGGGCGAGGCTGACCACGGGAGCGGTGACGGGTGTACTGAACCGGTTGGAGAAGGCCGCTTACATCCGTCGCACCCCGGACCCGGGCGACCGCCGACGTGTGGTCGTAGTGATGGACGAAACGGCGCAAGAGCGCATTCTGGCGGTGTACGGCCCCGTGTACCAACGCCTGGCCGCACTCTTCGCCGACTACGAGGCCGAGGAGGTCGCAGTACTGGCCGACTGGTTCACCAGGGCCCGGGGCCTGTTCGAGGAGGCATTGCAGGAGATCCGAGAGGAGCCGCCGGGTTCCCGGTGA
- a CDS encoding HGxxPAAW family protein produces the protein MFIHGDDPYDLGHTVAGWTGVAVATLGAGLCGIGVIVVSGPLVCVGIGVLALAILVTWVLHLAGWGKSSGPRPIEQWDWRVRDTSAKAGHADCLGCRLAGRRGARRARSAPEVESARTAESWLSTSTSA, from the coding sequence ATGTTCATACACGGAGACGACCCGTATGACCTGGGGCATACGGTCGCCGGCTGGACCGGAGTGGCCGTGGCGACGCTGGGTGCCGGGCTGTGCGGCATCGGCGTGATCGTGGTCTCGGGACCGCTCGTGTGTGTCGGCATCGGCGTTCTCGCCCTGGCCATCCTGGTCACGTGGGTGCTTCATCTGGCCGGCTGGGGTAAGTCGAGTGGGCCGCGTCCGATCGAGCAGTGGGACTGGCGTGTCCGGGACACCAGCGCGAAGGCCGGGCACGCTGATTGCCTGGGGTGTCGCCTGGCGGGACGGCGTGGCGCACGTCGCGCGCGCTCTGCGCCTGAGGTGGAATCCGCCAGGACAGCCGAGTCTTGGCTCAGCACGTCGACGTCTGCCTGA
- a CDS encoding SDR family oxidoreductase codes for MRAAQSARVQHLVFTGGTGTLGSLVVPLLRQAGHEVRILTRHGRGPGDGIEYHTCDLLQGGGLSSALDGVETVLHLAGGPRGPCARPSSTTWH; via the coding sequence GTGAGGGCCGCGCAATCGGCCAGGGTGCAACACCTGGTGTTCACCGGTGGCACCGGAACGTTGGGCAGCCTCGTGGTGCCGCTTCTGCGGCAAGCCGGCCACGAGGTGCGCATCCTGACGCGTCACGGCCGCGGACCGGGCGACGGCATCGAGTACCACACCTGCGACCTGCTCCAAGGGGGCGGGCTGAGTAGTGCGCTGGACGGCGTCGAGACGGTACTGCACCTCGCCGGCGGCCCCAGGGGACCCTGCGCGCGGCCCAGTTCCACGACCTGGCACTGA
- a CDS encoding Rossmann-fold NAD(P)-binding domain-containing protein has translation MSKLPLIPSPGGMRWQPVDARDMAERLVELALTAPAGRTPDLAGPRTYGLGDLLRSYLETTGRRRPLLPVRIPGPVGRACRAGENLAAEDASTGQRTWEAFLSERAA, from the coding sequence ATGAGCAAACTGCCACTCATCCCTTCACCGGGCGGCATGCGCTGGCAGCCCGTGGACGCCCGGGACATGGCGGAGCGCCTTGTCGAACTGGCGCTGACAGCACCCGCCGGCCGGACCCCCGACCTCGCGGGTCCCCGGACGTACGGCCTGGGGGACCTTCTGCGCAGCTACCTCGAGACAACAGGAAGGCGGCGCCCGTTGCTGCCGGTCCGCATCCCCGGCCCCGTCGGTCGTGCTTGCCGCGCCGGTGAGAACCTCGCCGCCGAGGACGCCAGTACGGGACAGCGAACCTGGGAGGCTTTCCTGTCCGAGCGGGCAGCGTAG